Proteins encoded in a region of the Deinococcus aerius genome:
- a CDS encoding ABC transporter permease, giving the protein MNAALLRRAGGSHLRPYLSAARLSFRRQFAYPAATFWGLTTNLFFGALRVAVLLALFGTRPQVAGYTPADAVTYTGLTQAFLSAFSLFGWYELMRTVHRGEVATELLRPHSFLGFWLAQDAGRAAAQFGLRGVTILALYGVFFGLKLPPGVEGWTLTLISAVLAWVCGFAFRFLVNCAAFWSPDAVGIGRFAWALMGLACGFLMPLAFFPGWFRTLLAWTPFPSMMNSTVEVWLGHAKGGEALGVLGVQAVWAAALLGLAQLVLARGLRRLEVAGG; this is encoded by the coding sequence TTGAATGCGGCACTTCTGAGACGTGCGGGCGGCTCACATCTGCGGCCCTACCTTTCAGCGGCCCGGCTGAGTTTCCGGCGGCAGTTCGCGTACCCGGCGGCGACCTTCTGGGGCCTGACCACCAACCTGTTTTTCGGGGCGCTGCGGGTGGCCGTGCTCCTCGCGCTCTTCGGCACGAGACCGCAGGTGGCCGGATACACCCCCGCCGACGCGGTCACGTACACCGGGCTGACCCAGGCCTTCCTGAGTGCCTTCAGCCTCTTCGGCTGGTACGAGCTGATGCGGACGGTCCACCGGGGCGAGGTCGCCACCGAACTGCTGCGCCCGCACAGCTTCCTGGGGTTCTGGCTCGCGCAGGACGCGGGGCGGGCGGCGGCGCAGTTCGGGCTGCGCGGCGTGACGATCCTGGCGCTGTACGGGGTGTTCTTCGGCCTGAAGCTTCCACCCGGCGTGGAGGGCTGGACGCTGACCCTGATCAGCGCGGTTCTGGCGTGGGTCTGCGGGTTCGCCTTCCGCTTCCTGGTGAACTGCGCGGCCTTCTGGTCGCCGGACGCCGTGGGCATCGGCCGCTTCGCCTGGGCGCTGATGGGCCTCGCCTGCGGCTTCCTGATGCCGCTCGCCTTTTTCCCGGGCTGGTTCAGGACGCTGCTGGCCTGGACCCCCTTCCCCAGCATGATGAACAGCACGGTGGAGGTCTGGCTGGGCCACGCCAAGGGTGGGGAGGCTCTGGGTGTGCTCGGGGTGCAGGCCGTGTGGGCGGCGGCGCTGCTGGGGCTGGCCCAACTTGTGCTCGCCCGCGGGCTCCGGCGGCTGGAGGTGGCGGGTGGATAG
- the polA gene encoding DNA polymerase I: protein MTAPSPDTLVLIDGHALAFRSYFALPPLSNSKGEPTHAILGFLRHTLRLARQASNQVIVVFDPPGGTFRHEQYDGYKSGRAQTPSDLPAQINRIRDLVDALGWPRLEEPGYEADDVIGTVTKMAEGKGFQVRIVTSDRDAYQLLDDHVRVISNDFALIGPDEVQEKYGVTVRQWVDYRALTGDASDNIPGAKGIGPKTAAKLLQEYGTLDAVLEAARAGTLEPKGTREKLLASEADVLFSRDLSRMVTDLPLKVELGAQRGAGDPARLEALLDELELASLKKEVLGLGKGAPAPTGENAPTSSPDAFQAPPLAEWRTPGEGVTWGYVLSREDDLTADLIAAATFDGQVARVAPVEERAGSEAEAVPVTAPDSPLFTDLADESPKKLSKAEQKAAEKAAKAQQKEAQRRAAQFPPVVSEAEFIGQRTLTAAGAKALAAHLSVRGTVVEPGEDPLLVAYLLDPANTNMPTTTQRYLNLTWPDDAATRAAITYRLLRDLPPQLDEPRRRLYEDVEKPLSAVLARMEVRGVRLDSDYIRGLSGAMAGRIAELEAEIHRLAGREFPIRSRDQLEAVLYDDLGLASGKKTKLTGKRSTAVSALEPLRDEHPIIPAILEYRELEKLRGTYLDPLPNLVNPRTGRLHTTFSQTTAATGRLSSLNPNLQNIPIRSETGREIRKGFIADEGYCLISADYSQIELRLLAHIADDPLMRQAFQEGVDIHRRTAAQVLGLNEATITPNQRRAAKTVNFGVLYGMSTHRLSNDLGISYVEAAGFIDTYFSTYPGIRRYIEHTLEFGREHGYVETLYGRRRYVPELKASNRNIREAGERLAYNMPIQGTAADIIKVAMVRLDAELEARGARLLLQVHDELLIEAPEDRAEDIASFTREVMEGAAELSVPLAVEVGVGPNWYDTK, encoded by the coding sequence ATGACTGCCCCCTCTCCCGACACGCTGGTGCTGATCGACGGGCACGCGCTGGCGTTCCGCTCGTATTTCGCGCTGCCGCCGCTCAGCAACAGCAAGGGCGAGCCGACGCACGCGATCCTGGGCTTCCTGCGCCACACGCTGCGGCTGGCGCGGCAGGCGTCCAATCAGGTCATCGTGGTGTTCGACCCGCCGGGGGGGACCTTCCGGCACGAGCAGTACGACGGCTACAAGTCGGGCCGCGCGCAGACACCCAGCGACCTCCCCGCGCAGATCAACCGCATCCGCGACCTGGTGGACGCGCTGGGGTGGCCCCGGCTGGAGGAGCCCGGCTACGAGGCCGACGACGTGATCGGCACCGTCACCAAGATGGCCGAGGGCAAGGGCTTTCAGGTCCGCATCGTGACGAGCGACCGCGACGCCTACCAGCTTCTGGACGACCACGTGCGGGTGATCAGCAACGACTTCGCCCTGATCGGCCCGGACGAGGTGCAGGAGAAGTACGGCGTGACCGTGCGGCAGTGGGTGGACTACCGCGCGCTGACGGGCGACGCCAGCGACAACATCCCCGGCGCCAAGGGCATCGGGCCGAAGACGGCGGCCAAGCTGCTCCAGGAGTACGGCACGCTCGACGCCGTGCTGGAGGCCGCGCGGGCGGGCACGCTGGAACCCAAGGGCACCCGCGAGAAGCTGCTCGCCTCGGAGGCCGACGTGCTGTTCAGCCGCGACCTCTCGCGCATGGTGACCGACCTGCCGCTGAAGGTGGAGCTGGGTGCTCAGCGTGGCGCGGGCGACCCGGCCCGGCTGGAGGCGCTGCTCGACGAACTCGAACTCGCCTCGCTCAAGAAGGAAGTGCTGGGTCTGGGGAAGGGGGCACCCGCGCCCACCGGGGAGAACGCGCCCACATCCTCCCCCGACGCCTTCCAGGCCCCGCCCCTTGCCGAGTGGCGCACACCCGGCGAGGGGGTCACCTGGGGCTACGTCCTGTCGCGCGAGGACGACCTGACCGCCGACCTGATCGCGGCGGCGACCTTCGACGGGCAGGTGGCGCGGGTGGCGCCGGTCGAGGAACGGGCGGGGAGCGAGGCGGAGGCCGTTCCCGTCACCGCGCCCGACAGCCCCCTGTTCACCGATCTGGCGGACGAATCCCCCAAAAAGCTCTCCAAGGCCGAGCAGAAAGCCGCCGAAAAGGCCGCGAAGGCGCAGCAGAAGGAGGCCCAGCGCCGGGCGGCCCAGTTCCCCCCGGTCGTGAGCGAGGCCGAGTTCATCGGGCAGCGGACGCTGACGGCGGCGGGGGCGAAGGCGCTCGCCGCCCACCTCAGCGTGCGCGGCACGGTGGTCGAGCCGGGTGAGGACCCCCTCCTCGTCGCCTACCTGCTGGACCCGGCGAACACGAACATGCCGACCACCACCCAGCGGTATCTGAACCTGACCTGGCCGGATGACGCCGCCACCCGCGCCGCGATCACCTACCGCCTGCTGCGCGACCTGCCGCCCCAGCTCGACGAGCCCCGCCGCAGGCTGTACGAGGACGTGGAGAAGCCGCTCTCGGCAGTCCTGGCGCGCATGGAGGTGCGCGGGGTGCGGCTCGACAGCGACTACATCCGGGGCCTGTCGGGCGCGATGGCGGGCCGCATCGCCGAATTGGAGGCGGAGATTCACCGCCTGGCGGGGCGTGAGTTCCCCATCCGCAGCCGCGATCAGCTTGAGGCCGTGCTGTACGACGACCTCGGCCTGGCGAGCGGCAAGAAGACGAAGCTGACGGGCAAGAGGAGCACCGCCGTTTCCGCCCTGGAACCGCTGCGCGACGAGCACCCCATCATCCCGGCGATCCTGGAATACCGCGAGCTGGAGAAGCTGCGGGGCACGTACCTCGACCCGCTGCCCAACCTCGTCAACCCGCGCACCGGGCGACTCCACACCACCTTCAGCCAGACGACCGCCGCCACCGGGCGCCTGAGCAGCCTCAACCCCAACCTCCAGAACATCCCCATCCGCTCGGAGACGGGCCGCGAGATCCGCAAGGGCTTCATCGCGGACGAGGGCTACTGCCTGATCAGCGCCGACTACTCTCAGATCGAGTTGCGGCTGCTGGCGCACATCGCCGACGATCCGCTGATGCGCCAGGCCTTCCAGGAGGGCGTGGACATCCACCGCCGCACCGCCGCGCAGGTGCTCGGGCTCAACGAGGCGACGATCACCCCCAACCAGCGCCGCGCGGCGAAGACGGTCAACTTCGGCGTGCTGTACGGGATGAGCACCCACCGCCTGAGCAACGACCTGGGCATCTCGTACGTGGAGGCGGCGGGTTTTATCGACACGTACTTCAGCACCTACCCCGGCATCCGGCGCTATATCGAGCACACGCTGGAATTCGGGCGGGAACACGGCTACGTCGAGACGCTGTATGGCCGCCGCCGCTACGTCCCCGAGCTGAAGGCCTCCAACCGCAACATCCGCGAGGCGGGCGAGCGGCTGGCGTACAACATGCCCATCCAGGGCACCGCCGCCGACATCATCAAGGTGGCGATGGTGCGTCTGGACGCGGAACTGGAGGCGCGGGGCGCGAGGCTCCTGCTGCAAGTCCACGACGAACTCCTCATCGAGGCGCCGGAGGACCGGGCGGAGGACATCGCCTCTTTCACCCGCGAGGTGATGGAGGGCGCGGCGGAGCTGAGCGTGCCGCTGGCGGTGGAGGTCGGGGTCGGGCCGAACTGGTACGACACGAAGTAA
- a CDS encoding HAD family hydrolase, which translates to MAIRAVFWDIGGVLLTNGWDREQRADVVARFGLDASDFGERHKLAVPELERGRMSLAEYLEQTIFHAPRPFTPDDFRAAMEAESQPHAEALALARELGERHRMYALNNEGRDLNEYRIRTYGLGTFLLGFFTSCYLGVMKPNPAMYRLALSLAHVQPGEAVMVDDRTQNVEAARSVGMHAVRYKDAAQLRAELAALGVE; encoded by the coding sequence ATGGCGATTCGGGCGGTGTTCTGGGATATCGGCGGCGTGCTCCTCACGAACGGCTGGGACCGCGAGCAGCGGGCGGACGTGGTGGCGCGCTTCGGGCTGGACGCTTCAGACTTCGGCGAGCGGCACAAGCTGGCCGTGCCCGAACTCGAACGCGGGCGCATGAGCCTCGCCGAGTACCTGGAGCAGACAATTTTCCACGCGCCCCGCCCCTTCACCCCGGACGACTTCCGCGCCGCGATGGAGGCCGAGAGCCAACCGCACGCCGAAGCACTCGCCCTGGCCCGCGAGCTGGGCGAACGTCACCGCATGTACGCCCTGAACAACGAGGGCCGCGACCTGAACGAGTACCGCATCCGCACCTACGGGCTGGGCACCTTCCTCCTGGGCTTTTTCACCTCCTGCTACCTGGGGGTGATGAAGCCCAACCCGGCGATGTACCGCCTGGCCCTGAGCCTCGCCCACGTCCAGCCCGGCGAGGCCGTGATGGTGGACGACCGCACGCAGAACGTCGAGGCTGCCCGCTCGGTGGGGATGCACGCTGTCCGGTATAAGGATGCTGCACAGCTCCGGGCGGAACTCGCGGCGTTGGGGGTGGAGTAG
- a CDS encoding DNA glycosylase AlkZ-like family protein: MPGTPLTPAALRALAFRTLERHSSLQAALNAQGFVQADPIRAPARAQDLTLFQRVRGYRAGDLERLYPTLDAEEDMLPNYGFVTRHVQTLLHPREPGESSAEREHPDLLAEVRAWVETQGEVHPRDVAGAVGRGRVVNAWGGQSAATTRILDALHRRGEVRVTRRVGGVRLYGPAPHLAALRQAPLPEAERVRGAVHLLASLYGPLPEASLGHLVSLSHYGLPHLRGEMRAAFRTAIREELAGARVDGLRYVWPAEWEVDGVRAPRGVRIVGPFDPLVWDRRRFEHLHGWTYRFEAYTPPAKRQFGYYALPLFQAERAVGWANLKVEGGELRSEVGFVPGVRETAALRKGVETELGRYRAFLGLEGEVTGQG, encoded by the coding sequence ATGCCCGGCACGCCCCTCACCCCCGCCGCCCTGCGGGCCCTCGCCTTCCGCACGCTGGAGCGCCACTCCTCCCTCCAGGCCGCCCTGAACGCCCAGGGCTTCGTGCAGGCCGACCCCATCCGCGCCCCCGCCCGTGCCCAGGACCTCACCCTCTTCCAGCGGGTGCGCGGCTACCGGGCGGGCGACCTGGAGCGCCTCTACCCGACCCTCGACGCCGAGGAGGACATGCTGCCCAACTACGGCTTCGTGACGCGGCACGTGCAGACCCTCCTGCACCCACGCGAGCCCGGCGAGTCGAGCGCCGAGCGGGAACACCCCGACTTGCTGGCCGAGGTGCGGGCATGGGTGGAGACACAGGGCGAGGTCCACCCCCGTGACGTGGCCGGGGCGGTGGGCCGGGGCCGGGTGGTGAACGCCTGGGGCGGGCAGTCGGCGGCGACCACCCGGATTCTGGACGCGCTGCACCGCCGGGGCGAGGTGCGGGTGACGCGGCGCGTGGGGGGCGTGCGGCTCTACGGCCCGGCCCCACATCTGGCCGCCCTGCGCCAGGCGCCCCTCCCCGAGGCCGAGCGGGTGCGCGGGGCCGTTCACCTGCTCGCCTCGCTCTACGGTCCACTCCCCGAGGCCAGCCTGGGCCACCTCGTCTCGCTCTCGCACTACGGCCTGCCTCACCTGAGGGGCGAGATGCGCGCGGCTTTCAGAACCGCCATCCGCGAGGAGCTGGCGGGCGCGCGGGTGGACGGCCTGCGCTACGTCTGGCCCGCCGAGTGGGAGGTGGACGGGGTGAGGGCGCCGCGCGGCGTGCGGATCGTCGGCCCCTTCGACCCTCTGGTCTGGGACCGCCGCCGCTTCGAGCACCTGCACGGCTGGACGTACCGCTTCGAGGCGTACACGCCCCCGGCCAAGCGGCAGTTCGGCTACTACGCGCTGCCCCTCTTCCAGGCCGAGCGCGCGGTGGGGTGGGCCAACCTGAAGGTGGAGGGGGGCGAACTCCGCAGCGAGGTGGGCTTTGTTCCGGGTGTGCGAGAGACAGCGGCGCTCAGGAAAGGGGTGGAGACCGAGCTGGGGCGGTATCGGGCGTTTCTGGGCCTGGAGGGCGAGGTGACCGGTCAAGGCTGA
- a CDS encoding ABC transporter ATP-binding protein, whose protein sequence is MIEVEHLHKSFQTRSGGLLRGRRHVVEAVRDVSFRIGRGEVVGYLGPNGAGKSTTIKVLTGLLVPTSGQVDVGGLVPWRDRRRHVARLGAVFGQRTTLWWDLPVRDSLDLLRDVYRVPAGRFRENLRAFTDLLDLGPFLGTPARSLSLGQRMRADLAAALLHDPDLLFLDEPTVGLDVVAKERIREFVAHVGADRGVTVLLTTHDLTDVERLARRVMIIDHGALLYDGNLAELQSRFGSARELVVDFEAPPADPRVPGLQLLSAEGPRVTYAFTGAAARPIALATAHAPVRDVTVREPNIEATIRRIYEGGLLSMSVN, encoded by the coding sequence ATGATCGAAGTCGAACACCTGCACAAGTCCTTCCAGACCCGCTCGGGCGGCCTGCTGCGCGGCAGGCGGCACGTGGTAGAGGCCGTGCGGGACGTGAGTTTCCGCATCGGGCGGGGCGAGGTGGTGGGCTACCTGGGGCCGAACGGCGCGGGGAAGAGCACGACGATCAAGGTGCTGACGGGTCTGCTCGTGCCCACCTCGGGGCAGGTGGACGTGGGCGGGCTGGTGCCGTGGCGGGACCGGCGGCGGCATGTGGCCCGGCTGGGCGCTGTATTCGGGCAGCGGACGACCCTGTGGTGGGACCTGCCCGTGCGCGACTCGCTCGACCTGCTGCGCGACGTGTACCGCGTTCCAGCCGGACGGTTCCGCGAGAACCTGCGGGCCTTCACGGACCTGCTCGACCTGGGACCCTTCCTGGGCACACCCGCCCGCTCCCTCTCGCTGGGTCAGCGGATGCGGGCCGACCTGGCGGCGGCGCTGCTGCACGACCCGGACCTCCTCTTTCTCGACGAGCCGACCGTGGGCCTGGACGTGGTGGCGAAGGAGCGGATTCGGGAGTTCGTCGCGCACGTGGGCGCCGACCGGGGCGTGACGGTGCTGCTCACCACCCATGACCTGACGGACGTGGAGCGCCTCGCCCGCCGGGTCATGATCATCGACCACGGCGCGCTGCTGTACGACGGCAACCTGGCCGAGTTGCAATCCCGCTTCGGGAGCGCCCGCGAACTCGTGGTGGACTTCGAGGCCCCGCCCGCCGACCCCCGGGTGCCCGGCCTGCAACTCCTGAGCGCCGAGGGTCCCCGCGTCACCTACGCCTTTACGGGCGCGGCGGCCCGACCCATCGCGCTGGCGACCGCCCACGCCCCGGTGCGTGACGTGACCGTGCGCGAGCCGAACATCGAGGCGACAATCCGGCGGATTTACGAGGGCGGGCTGCTTAGTATGAGTGTAAATTAA
- the glmM gene encoding phosphoglucosamine mutase — MSERKYFGTDGVRAVAGEFPLTAAWVMGLGAAAGEVLKRESARPSVVIGKDTRQSGDMLEAALAAGLTSRGVTVIHVGVLPTPGVSYLTRHLGADAGVVISASHNPYEDNGIKFFGRDGQKLSDATEHEIEAAIDEVPTFAPVTGVDLGSVTNYTEAERLYVGFLRSHAPDLTGLRVAMDCANGAAYRVGPRVFQAAGADVFAVYTTPDGHNINRGCGSTHLEHLQRIVREGDYDLGVAFDGDADRALFVDSRGNVVQGDHMLLLNARARGERAVVTTIMANMALEVKLREAGIGLERTAVGDRYVHERLHEQGLTLGGEQSGHILFLDQSPTGDGVLTALLTLAAMRKLGTTLDELHDELVMFPQTLVNVRVTDKKATFRDDVVQAAVQQAEARLNGRGRVNLRPSGTENLIRVMVEGPDEAEIHEVARTLAGVVEERGRAG; from the coding sequence ATGAGCGAACGGAAGTATTTCGGGACGGACGGCGTCCGGGCGGTCGCGGGCGAATTCCCCCTGACCGCCGCGTGGGTGATGGGGCTGGGCGCGGCGGCGGGCGAGGTCCTGAAACGGGAAAGCGCGCGGCCCAGCGTGGTGATCGGCAAGGACACCCGCCAGAGCGGCGACATGCTGGAGGCGGCCCTCGCGGCGGGCCTGACGAGCCGGGGCGTGACCGTCATCCACGTGGGCGTGCTGCCCACTCCGGGCGTGAGCTACCTCACCCGGCACCTGGGCGCCGACGCGGGCGTGGTGATCTCCGCCTCGCACAACCCGTACGAGGACAACGGGATCAAGTTCTTCGGACGCGACGGCCAGAAGCTCAGCGACGCGACCGAGCACGAGATCGAGGCCGCCATCGACGAGGTGCCGACCTTCGCCCCAGTGACGGGCGTGGACCTGGGCTCGGTCACGAACTACACCGAGGCCGAGCGGCTGTACGTGGGGTTCCTGCGCTCACACGCGCCCGACCTGACCGGCCTGCGCGTGGCGATGGACTGCGCGAACGGCGCCGCGTACCGGGTCGGCCCGCGGGTCTTCCAGGCGGCGGGGGCGGACGTGTTCGCCGTCTACACCACGCCCGACGGGCACAACATCAACCGGGGCTGCGGGTCCACCCACCTGGAACACCTCCAGCGGATCGTGCGCGAGGGGGACTACGACCTGGGCGTGGCCTTTGACGGCGACGCCGACCGGGCGCTGTTCGTGGACTCGCGCGGGAACGTGGTGCAGGGTGACCACATGCTGCTGCTCAACGCCCGCGCCCGGGGCGAGCGCGCGGTGGTGACGACCATCATGGCGAACATGGCGCTGGAGGTGAAGCTGCGCGAGGCCGGGATCGGGCTGGAGCGCACCGCCGTCGGCGACCGCTACGTTCACGAACGGCTGCACGAGCAGGGTCTCACGCTGGGCGGCGAGCAGAGCGGGCACATCCTCTTCCTTGACCAGAGCCCCACTGGGGACGGCGTGCTGACCGCCCTGCTGACCCTCGCCGCGATGAGGAAGCTGGGCACCACGCTGGACGAGCTGCACGACGAACTCGTGATGTTCCCGCAGACGCTGGTGAACGTCCGGGTGACCGACAAGAAGGCCACCTTCCGCGACGACGTGGTGCAGGCCGCCGTGCAGCAGGCCGAGGCGCGGCTCAATGGCCGGGGCCGCGTCAACCTGCGCCCCAGCGGCACCGAGAACCTCATCCGCGTGATGGTCGAGGGTCCCGACGAGGCCGAAATCCACGAGGTCGCCCGGACGCTGGCGGGCGTGGTGGAGGAGCGGGGACGGGCGGGCTGA
- a CDS encoding phosphotransferase family protein — protein MRLGLLSDVRDALAGRGPAVSSRRWPRELRAAFPGPRRRVEAWVGEGAAFARYVTPHGPLFLKYLPAGWRDERAFARLAREGAYLRGLAPLSPVPHAPLLHRALDPARLRAHLLTRDMTDETTGWGAFRTDAEREAALCEIVRLLARHHAFWLSRPELRGEWGWDPERAVRRGARIAAAPVPDWTPDEVRAVGEAAQALPALLKSTCGVTLAHGDIHAGQVLWPVGGGPPILIDYGQVHGAPLGEDLAHLLHVRLESADRARLGPGLREAYRTELAAHGHTLTSTQLAAEERAGLALNVLTTARQARREETSGVRDALRRVTEAWLAQP, from the coding sequence TTGAGGCTGGGCCTGCTGTCGGACGTGCGGGACGCGCTCGCCGGGCGTGGTCCCGCCGTTTCGTCCCGCCGCTGGCCGCGTGAGTTGCGGGCGGCCTTTCCCGGCCCGCGCCGCCGCGTCGAGGCGTGGGTGGGGGAGGGGGCGGCCTTCGCGCGCTACGTCACCCCCCACGGTCCCCTCTTCCTGAAGTACCTCCCGGCGGGGTGGCGGGACGAGCGGGCCTTCGCGCGGCTGGCGCGGGAGGGGGCCTACCTGCGCGGCCTCGCGCCGCTCTCGCCCGTGCCGCACGCGCCGCTTCTGCATCGGGCCCTCGACCCCGCCCGCCTGCGCGCCCATCTGCTCACGCGCGACATGACGGACGAGACGACCGGCTGGGGCGCGTTCAGGACCGATGCCGAGCGGGAGGCGGCCTTGTGCGAAATCGTGCGCCTGCTCGCCCGCCACCACGCCTTCTGGCTCAGCCGCCCGGAACTCAGGGGCGAGTGGGGCTGGGACCCCGAGCGGGCCGTTCGCCGTGGCGCGCGGATTGCCGCCGCGCCTGTCCCCGACTGGACGCCCGATGAGGTGAGGGCGGTGGGGGAGGCAGCACAAGCCCTTCCCGCCCTGCTGAAATCCACTTGCGGCGTAACCCTTGCCCACGGGGATATTCACGCCGGGCAGGTGCTGTGGCCCGTTGGTGGCGGACCGCCCATCCTGATCGACTACGGGCAGGTGCATGGGGCGCCGCTCGGGGAGGACCTCGCCCACCTGCTCCATGTGCGTCTGGAGTCCGCCGACCGTGCCCGTCTCGGCCCTGGATTGCGGGAGGCGTACCGGACGGAACTCGCCGCGCACGGTCACACGCTCACCTCCACCCAACTCGCCGCCGAGGAACGTGCGGGACTGGCCCTGAACGTGCTGACGACCGCGCGGCAGGCCCGCCGGGAGGAAACCAGCGGCGTGCGGGACGCCTTGCGCCGGGTGACGGAGGCGTGGCTGGCTCAGCCTTGA
- a CDS encoding DNA-3-methyladenine glycosylase — protein MEILPTSATSVTPLPPAFFNRDPVRVARKVLGATLVRVLPGGEVLSGRVVEVEAYDCPRDPACAAGRFHAARTMDMAIPPGHWLFWTAHSHPLLQVSCREEGIAASMLIRALEPLTGIGSMLTHRPVTRGRDLTNGPAKLVYALGLNPAEIAGTRVDSPGLHLLPPAAPLPDDAVTVTARIGIQAGKNLPWRFLVNGNPWVSPAVPSMDLLAGG, from the coding sequence ATGGAAATTCTACCGACATCGGCAACTTCGGTGACTCCCCTACCCCCCGCCTTCTTCAACCGGGACCCGGTGCGCGTCGCCCGGAAGGTACTCGGCGCCACCCTCGTCCGCGTCCTGCCTGGCGGCGAGGTCCTGTCGGGCCGGGTGGTGGAGGTCGAGGCGTACGACTGCCCGCGCGATCCAGCCTGCGCGGCGGGCCGCTTTCACGCCGCCCGCACGATGGACATGGCGATCCCGCCCGGGCACTGGCTCTTCTGGACCGCCCACAGCCACCCCCTCCTGCAAGTCTCCTGCCGCGAGGAGGGGATAGCCGCCAGCATGCTGATCCGCGCGCTGGAGCCGCTGACGGGCATCGGCAGCATGCTCACCCACCGCCCCGTCACCCGGGGGCGCGACCTGACGAACGGCCCGGCCAAACTGGTCTACGCGCTGGGCCTCAACCCGGCCGAGATCGCCGGAACGCGGGTGGACAGCCCGGGCCTCCATCTCTTGCCGCCCGCCGCCCCCCTGCCTGACGACGCGGTGACGGTGACGGCACGCATCGGCATCCAGGCGGGAAAGAACCTCCCGTGGCGCTTCCTGGTGAATGGAAACCCCTGGGTGTCGCCCGCGGTGCCGAGTATGGACCTGCTGGCGGGAGGCTAA
- a CDS encoding ABC transporter permease, which yields MDRQGGAPASPPHPGPIEREQKPPALWLPRLYLRLLGAQVRSQLVYRTAFALDALAAALVTGAEFAAFALVLPRFDSLGGWTLGEVALLYGLAELAFVLMDLVFGGFDAPNLSAHVRTGSFSTFLLRPVPLPVQIFGSDFALRRLTRVVLAAGIVAYGVSRVSVTWDAGDVLLLAGSVLGMIAFFGGLFVVGGTLTFWTVESVEAMNVLTYGGRTLISYPLNIYPAWLRRTFTYLIPAAFLSYFPVLHVLGRPLPDGLPSWAALLSPVVGPLILAAAFAFWRVGVRRYHGTGS from the coding sequence GTGGATAGGCAAGGAGGCGCCCCCGCGTCGCCCCCTCATCCCGGCCCTATCGAGAGGGAGCAAAAGCCCCCCGCCCTCTGGCTCCCCCGGCTGTACCTCCGCTTGCTGGGCGCGCAGGTTCGCTCGCAGCTCGTGTACCGCACGGCCTTCGCGCTTGACGCCCTGGCGGCGGCACTCGTGACCGGGGCGGAGTTCGCGGCCTTCGCGCTCGTCCTCCCGCGCTTCGACTCGCTGGGCGGGTGGACGCTGGGGGAGGTCGCCCTGCTGTACGGCCTGGCGGAACTCGCCTTCGTGCTGATGGACCTCGTCTTCGGGGGGTTCGACGCGCCGAACCTGAGCGCGCATGTTCGCACGGGTAGTTTCAGCACCTTTCTGCTGCGCCCGGTGCCGCTGCCCGTGCAGATCTTTGGCTCGGACTTCGCGCTGCGGCGGCTCACGCGGGTGGTGCTTGCGGCGGGGATCGTGGCGTATGGCGTCTCGCGGGTGAGCGTGACCTGGGACGCGGGCGACGTGCTGCTGCTCGCGGGCAGCGTCCTGGGCATGATCGCCTTTTTCGGCGGCCTCTTCGTGGTGGGCGGCACCCTCACCTTCTGGACGGTGGAGAGCGTGGAGGCGATGAATGTGCTGACCTACGGGGGCCGAACGCTGATCTCCTACCCGCTGAACATCTACCCGGCGTGGCTGCGCCGCACCTTCACCTACCTGATTCCCGCCGCCTTCCTGAGCTACTTCCCGGTGCTGCACGTGCTGGGCCGCCCCCTCCCCGACGGCCTGCCGAGCTGGGCCGCCCTCCTCTCCCCCGTCGTCGGCCCCCTCATCCTCGCCGCCGCCTTCGCGTTCTGGCGGGTGGGCGTGCGGCGGTATCACGGGACGGGGTCGTAG